In Nicotiana tabacum cultivar K326 chromosome 2, ASM71507v2, whole genome shotgun sequence, the following proteins share a genomic window:
- the LOC107818696 gene encoding uncharacterized protein LOC107818696, with protein MVKAYLRYEPASSFGVIVSGESNIAYDSSGKHLLTAALEKVGVWHVRQGVCTKTLAPPSPSSNSKGSSVAVTSIASSSSSLIASGYADGSIRIWDSEKGICETTLNGHKGAVTALRFNKLGSLLASGSKDNDIILWDVVGESGLFRLRGHRDQVTDLVFLDSGKKLVTASKDKFLRVWDLDTQHCMQIISGHHTEIWSIDIDPEERYLVTGSADPELRFYTIKHDLADGQLIANKSETDVNKDLPTENKWEVLKSFGEIQRQSKDRVGTVRFNKSGNLLACQVAGKTVEIFRVLDESESKRKAKRRISRKKEKKAAKEGLEATDKGETDIGAEEGSNPVVTVMDIFKLLQILRAGKKISSISFSPVTSKNSLATLALSLNNNLLEFHAIESSSTTKLSAIELQGHRSDIRSVTLSSDNTLLMTTSHSAIKIWNPTTGSCLRTIDSGYGLCGLFVPGNKYAVVGTKGGTLEFIDVRSGTCVDVVEAHGGSVQSIALTPDGTGFLTGSADHDIKFWEFQMVQKAGEGSKHLTASATRSLKMNEDVLVVAVSPDGKYIAVALLDSTVKVFYMDSLKFFLSLYGHKLPVLCMDISSDGDLLVSGSGDKNVKIWGLDFGDCHKSLFAHADSVMGVKFVRNTHYFFTVGKDRLVKYWDADKFELLLTLEGHHAEVWCLGVSNRGDFIVTGSHDRSIRRWDRTEEPFFLEEEKEKRLEEMFESDIDNAFENKYGPKEELPEEGAVALAGKKTQETLTATDSIIDALDMAEAELKRIAEHEEDKSKGRVSEFRPNVLMLGLSPSDYVLRALSSVHTNDLEQTLLALPFSDALKLLSNLKDWACFPDKVELVCRIATVLLQLHHHQLLSTVSSRPLLTILKETLHARVKECKDALGFNLAAMDHFKQLMSMSSDALFRDAKAKLLEIRARNTKRIEARADTKQEKKRKKKQKKLDGGHVWS; from the exons ATGGTGAAGGCGTATCTCCGGTATGAGCCGGCGTCGTCGTTTGGGGTAATAGTATCGGGGGAATCAAATATCGCCTACGACAGCTCCGGCAAACACTTGTTAACGGCGGCGTTAGAGAAAGTCGGCGTATGGCATGTGAGGCAGGGTGTTTGCACCAAAACCCTAGCTCCTCCTTCACCTTCATCTAACTCTAAAGGCTCCTCCGTTGCCGTTACTTCAATCGCTTCCTCTTCTTCATCCCTT ATAGCAAGTGGTTATGCTGATGGAAGCATTAGAATATGGGATTCCGAGAAAGGGATATGTGAAACCACACTGAATGGGCATAAAGGGGCTGTGACCGCCCTTCGATTCAATAAGCTTGGATCATTGCTTGCATCAGGAAGCAAAGATAATGACATTATTTTATGGGATGTGGTGGGTGAGTCTGGTCTGTTTCGCCTTCGGGGACATCGTGATCAG GTTACTGATCTTGTTTTCTTGGATTCTGGCAAAAAGCTGGTAACAGCTTCTAAGGACAAGTTTTTGAGGGTATGGGATCTTGATACTCAACATTGCATGCAGATTATAAGTGGTCATCATACTGAAATTTGGTCCATAGATATTGACCCTGAGGAAAGATATCTTGTCACTGGTTCAGCTGACCCTGAGCTTCGTTTTTACACTATAAAGCATGATTTAGCTGATGGACAATTGATTGCAAACAAAAGCGAAACAGATGTAAATAAGGACTTGCCTACTGAAAACAAATGGGAAGTATTAAAGTCATTTGGTGAAATTCAACGTCAAAGCAAGGATAGAGTTGGAACAGTGAGGTTTAATAAGTCTGGAAACCTGCTGGCTTGTCAAGTTGCAGGGAAGACGGTGGAAATATTCCGTGTGCTGGATGAGTCTGAATCTAAACGCAAAGCAAAAAGAAGAATCAGTAGAAAGAAGGAGAAGAAAGCTGCCAAAGAAGGCCTTGAGGCAACGGATAAAGGAGAGACAGATATTGGAGCTGAAGAAGGCAGCAATCCTGTTGTTACAGTCATGGATATCTTCAAGCTTCTTCAGATTCTACGGGCTGGAAAGAAGATCTCCTCAATTTCTTTCTCCCCAGTCACTTCAAAGAACTCACTGGCTACCTTAGCACTGTCTTTGAACAATAATTTGTTGGAATTTCATGCTATAGAAAGCAGTTCAACTACTAAATTGAGTGCTATTGAGCTTCAGGGGCATCGCTCTGATATCAGAAGTGTTACTCTCAGCTCAGATAACACTCTTTTGATGACAACTAGTCATAGTGCAATTAAAATATGGAACCCTACTACTGGTTCTTGCCTCCGCACTATTGATTCAGGATATGGTCTTTGTGGACTGTTTGTTCCAGGTAACAAGTATGCGGTCGTCGGTACAAAAGGTGGGACTCTGGAATTTATTGACGTTAGAAGCGGTACTTGTGTGGATGTAGTGGAAGCCCACGGCGGTTCTGTTCAGTCGATTGCTTTAACTCCAGATGGTACAGGTTTTCTCACCGGCAGTGCCGATCATGACATTAAATTCTGGGAATTCCAAATGGTACAAAAGGCTGGTGAA GGGTCTAAGCATTTAACTGCATCTGCTACAAGGAGCTTAAAAATGAATGAAGATGTTCTAGTCGTTGCTGTGAGCCCTGATGGTAAATATATTGCTGTTGCCTTGTTGGATAGCACAGTAAAG GTCTTCTATATGGATTCACTCAAGTTCTTTCTTTCACTCTACGGTCATAAGCTGCCTGtattgtgtatggatatttcttcAGATGGGGATCTGCTTGTCAGTGGCTCTGGAGACAAAAATGTGAAGATTTGGGGTCTAGATTTCGGGGATTGCCATAAGTCACTTTTCGCGCATGCTGATAG CGTTATGGGAGTTAAGTTTGTGCGCAACACCCATTACTTTTTCACTGTGGGGAAAGATCGTCTGGTGAAATACTGGGATGCTGACAAGTTTGAGTTGCTTTTAACCCTTGAAGGTCACCATGCTGAAGTTTGGTGTCTTGGTGTTAGCAACCGTGGTGATTTTATTGTTACAGGATCTCATGATCGGTCCATACGTCGATGGGATCGTACTGAAGAACCATTTTTTCTTGAG gaagagaaagaaaagagactGGAAGAGATGTTTGAATCAGACATTGACAATGCATTTGAGAATAAGTATGGACCAAAGGAAGAACTTCCAGAGGAGGGAGCTGTGGCATTAGCGGGGAAAAAGACTCAAGAGACTCTTACTGCTACAGATTCTATCATTGACGCACTGGATATGGCTGAAGCGGAACTGAAACGAATTGCTGAACATGAG GAGGACAAATCAAAGGGCAGAGTTTCAGAATTCAGGCCCAATGTTCTCATGCTTGGACTTTCTCCTTCTGATTATGTTCTTCGTGCATTATCGAGTGTTCATACTAATGATCTGGAGCAAACGTTGCTG GCTTTACCCTTTTCTGATGCTTTGAAGCTCTTGTCGAACCTGAAGGATTGGGCGTGTTTCCCAGATAAG GTGGAGCTTGTTTGTAGGATAGCGACAGTGCTATTGCAACTTCATCATCACCAGCTGCTTTCAACTGTCTCTTCCAGACCCCTCTTGACCATTCTAAAAGAAACTCTTCATGCAAGAGTTAAG GAATGCAAAGATGCCCTCGGTTTCAACCTTGCTGCAATGGATCATTTCAAG CAATTGATGTCTATGAGTTCGGATGCTCTATTTCGTGATGCAAAGGCTAAGTTATTGGAGATACGTGCACGCAACACAAAACGTATTGAAGCTAGGGCAGAcacaaaacaagaaaagaagagaaagaagaaacagAAGAAGTTGGATGGAGGACATGTTTGGTCATGA